A single window of Acidobacteriota bacterium DNA harbors:
- a CDS encoding TonB-dependent receptor: MYLQEVHIMRTATATFVSALMLFWVCLAEAQLTTGTISGSATDPSGALVPGANVTVKNLETGISRSTVTGGSGRYEVPNLPVGNYEVSAEMNGFKKTIRSGIELTVGRTAVVDMALQVGEVTQAVTVTDEVSLVETASATVSSLVDEKKVADLPLNNRDLTQLVFLQPGVLQVPREQGNIGYRSGMGATFSVGGARGNQNTFLLDGMSNSDPSGNAAGAAQSYIGAETVKEFQIIINNYSAEYQSLPGAIVSAVTKSGTNTLHGSIFEYARNDNFDATKWDNKIVPLAAGQKSVKNEFKRNQFGGAIGGPIVRDHTFYFASYEGLRERQAASDTAFVPTVAARQGILPITTSLTAANCTASSGVVDLANAVCALPVAASVRAHLALWPVPGVGNTMGNSDNGRVEIFGVQRAPVNDDYVNGKIDHQFAGQRAGFISGTFSFDDANRDILRMLGDLANRGTLSRKYVLAFKHTSVLTPATINEFGFGFNRTNIIGEIPLDGDSDIAGLAFLPGAKRLGQLSVGNIASLGYSNSEAPTLERTISLKDGLSLSRGNHSFRTGVELQLIRDEDNSCPPGCYGNYNFQDLRRFITGVVRRYDALLPTAAGFPGFKMKQSLFGAYFQDDYRIMNSLTLNLGMRYEFVTIPKEVNGNLRIMKRFEDPALVPGPFFASNPTTKSFSPRFGFAYAPGSRKTSIRGGAGIFYDHPMLYETRTNLGEMPPFRSVGQVSIDNPGTPAIPFPNGYGAITSPNVTLTTNLRTAQWNIDTTYIYRWNLTLQREIMGDWLVSAGYTGSRAVHLWNQYVPNLNKWIGWPNQPTGAKYFPATNEAGFGGRIQPNFAQIRWQASNGSSYHHGLALSGQRRLRNGLQFQISYNFAKTIDQGTDVTGGELGTNQRTLYMWDTHLLKALSSQDVRHAFTANYSYELPLARGRTGIAGAIAKGWQLNGIITLTSGYPLTIVDSNSAQLTRMAENGGLAVNMIPNGDSNPTVGTTAGCGTGTSAVTGGQTLGAAHRSGGILYYDPCQFEASTLGYYGTLGRNTLITPGLASTDFSLFKNFDLSEGRRFQFRAELFNVLNRVNLSIPDTTPLDANGIRDSAAGRINATRGSARQIQFALKYIF, translated from the coding sequence ATGTATCTTCAGGAGGTCCACATCATGCGAACCGCAACGGCCACATTTGTGAGTGCGCTCATGTTGTTTTGGGTATGTTTGGCGGAAGCTCAACTTACCACCGGAACCATCAGCGGATCGGCCACCGATCCCAGTGGAGCCCTGGTGCCCGGCGCCAACGTCACGGTGAAGAATCTGGAGACTGGCATCTCCCGCAGCACCGTAACCGGAGGCAGTGGCCGCTATGAAGTTCCCAATCTCCCGGTGGGAAATTATGAAGTAAGCGCGGAGATGAACGGATTCAAGAAAACCATTCGCAGCGGAATCGAGCTGACCGTGGGTCGCACAGCGGTGGTGGATATGGCCCTGCAGGTGGGCGAAGTCACGCAAGCGGTAACCGTAACTGACGAAGTATCGCTGGTGGAAACCGCGTCGGCCACCGTATCCAGTTTGGTGGATGAGAAGAAGGTCGCCGACCTGCCGCTCAACAACCGCGATCTGACGCAACTGGTCTTCCTGCAACCCGGAGTGCTGCAAGTGCCTAGGGAGCAGGGGAATATTGGTTATCGCAGCGGCATGGGAGCCACCTTCTCGGTGGGTGGCGCGCGCGGCAACCAGAACACCTTTTTGCTGGATGGCATGTCCAACTCCGACCCGTCAGGAAACGCGGCGGGCGCCGCCCAGTCTTATATCGGCGCCGAGACGGTGAAGGAATTTCAGATCATCATCAACAATTATTCCGCCGAATACCAAAGTTTGCCCGGCGCCATTGTCAGCGCCGTAACCAAGTCGGGGACCAACACACTGCACGGCTCGATCTTTGAATATGCGCGCAATGACAACTTCGATGCCACCAAGTGGGACAACAAGATTGTTCCTTTGGCCGCCGGACAGAAATCCGTCAAGAATGAGTTCAAGCGGAATCAGTTTGGCGGAGCGATCGGCGGGCCCATTGTCAGGGACCACACTTTTTACTTCGCCAGCTATGAAGGGTTGCGCGAACGCCAGGCGGCCAGCGACACCGCTTTTGTGCCGACCGTTGCCGCCCGGCAGGGGATATTGCCGATCACCACTTCACTGACGGCGGCCAATTGCACGGCTTCAAGCGGCGTGGTGGACCTGGCCAACGCAGTCTGCGCGCTGCCCGTGGCGGCATCGGTCCGGGCGCATCTGGCGCTATGGCCCGTTCCTGGAGTGGGGAACACCATGGGCAATTCCGATAACGGGCGCGTTGAAATTTTCGGCGTGCAGCGCGCGCCGGTCAATGACGACTACGTGAACGGGAAAATCGATCACCAGTTTGCGGGGCAGAGAGCCGGATTCATCTCCGGGACTTTCAGCTTTGATGACGCCAACCGCGACATCCTGCGCATGTTGGGCGACTTGGCGAACCGCGGCACGCTATCCAGAAAGTATGTTCTCGCCTTCAAGCACACTAGCGTGCTGACTCCCGCGACCATCAATGAATTTGGCTTTGGATTCAATCGCACCAATATCATTGGGGAAATTCCCCTGGATGGCGATTCGGACATCGCCGGGCTGGCCTTCCTCCCCGGCGCGAAGCGGCTCGGGCAGTTGAGCGTCGGGAACATCGCCAGCCTCGGTTACTCCAACAGCGAAGCGCCCACCTTGGAACGAACGATTTCCCTCAAGGACGGATTGTCGCTCAGCCGCGGCAACCATTCCTTCCGCACCGGGGTCGAACTCCAACTGATTCGCGACGAGGACAACAGTTGTCCTCCGGGATGCTACGGCAACTATAACTTTCAGGATCTCCGCCGCTTCATTACCGGCGTGGTGCGCCGCTATGATGCGCTGCTGCCAACGGCAGCGGGATTTCCGGGCTTTAAGATGAAGCAGTCGCTTTTCGGGGCGTACTTCCAGGACGATTACCGGATCATGAATTCGCTCACGCTGAATCTAGGGATGCGTTATGAGTTTGTTACCATTCCCAAAGAGGTCAATGGTAATCTCCGCATCATGAAACGATTTGAGGATCCGGCGCTGGTGCCCGGCCCGTTCTTTGCGAGCAATCCCACGACCAAGAGTTTCAGCCCACGATTCGGGTTTGCCTACGCTCCCGGTTCGCGCAAGACCTCCATCCGCGGCGGCGCGGGAATCTTTTACGATCACCCGATGCTCTATGAGACCCGCACTAATCTTGGCGAGATGCCGCCGTTCCGCTCGGTCGGTCAAGTGAGCATTGACAATCCCGGCACGCCGGCCATCCCGTTTCCCAACGGCTACGGCGCCATCACCTCGCCGAACGTGACGCTGACGACGAACCTGCGCACCGCGCAATGGAATATCGATACAACCTACATCTACCGCTGGAACCTGACGCTACAACGCGAGATCATGGGCGACTGGCTGGTCTCGGCGGGCTACACCGGTTCACGCGCCGTGCATCTGTGGAACCAGTACGTGCCCAACCTGAACAAGTGGATCGGGTGGCCCAATCAGCCGACCGGCGCGAAGTACTTCCCAGCGACGAATGAGGCCGGCTTCGGCGGTCGTATTCAACCGAACTTCGCGCAGATTCGCTGGCAGGCTTCCAATGGCAGCAGCTACCATCACGGTCTGGCCTTGAGCGGTCAACGGCGCCTCCGCAACGGCCTGCAATTCCAGATCTCCTACAACTTCGCCAAGACCATCGATCAAGGCACCGACGTTACCGGCGGAGAACTGGGAACCAATCAGCGGACTCTCTACATGTGGGACACGCACCTGCTGAAGGCGCTTTCCTCGCAGGATGTCCGGCACGCCTTTACGGCCAACTATTCCTACGAGCTGCCCCTGGCAAGAGGAAGAACAGGCATCGCAGGAGCCATTGCCAAAGGGTGGCAGTTGAACGGCATCATCACTCTGACCTCCGGCTATCCGCTCACCATCGTGGACTCCAACTCCGCTCAATTGACGCGCATGGCGGAAAACGGCGGCTTGGCCGTGAATATGATTCCCAATGGAGACAGCAATCCCACCGTGGGGACCACGGCCGGATGCGGCACGGGCACGAGCGCCGTGACGGGTGGACAGACTCTGGGCGCGGCTCACAGAAGCGGCGGCATTCTCTATTACGACCCCTGCCAGTTTGAAGCTTCGACGCTCGGCTACTACGGCACTCTGGGACGCAACACGTTGATCACTCCCGGCCTGGCCTCAACTGATTTTTCATTGTTCAAGAACTTCGATCTTTCCGAGGGGCGGCGCTTCCAATTCCGGGCTGAACTGTTCAACGTGTTGAATCGCGTGAACCTTTCAATTCCCGATACAACTCCGCTGGATGCCAATGGCATCCGGGACTCCGCTGCTGGCCGGATCAACGCCACCCGTGGCTCGGCCCGCCAGATCCAGTTTGCATTGAAGTATATTTTTTAG